A single genomic interval of Candidatus Binatia bacterium harbors:
- a CDS encoding sigma 54-interacting transcriptional regulator: MVPEVQAKFLRVLEENQVRRIGAADAVPVLERVVTATSHAPTQAVRDGKLRSDLFYRLSVFHLELPPLRERGDDIALLTRYFLEQFAEKYGRPVLPWTPDFASALKEHSWPGNVRERRNAMEQLAVLAPGPALTGGGLMPLCLGPAPKKSDDIAPVTLADAERQAIESALAATAGNKAQAARILGITSKTLHTKLALYRSSGEADHRAAAPSRASA, from the coding sequence ATGGTGCCCGAGGTGCAGGCGAAGTTTCTCCGCGTGCTGGAGGAAAATCAGGTACGCCGCATCGGCGCGGCCGATGCCGTGCCGGTGTTGGAGCGCGTCGTGACCGCGACCAGCCACGCGCCGACGCAAGCGGTCCGAGATGGAAAACTCCGATCCGATTTGTTTTACCGCCTGAGCGTTTTTCACCTCGAGCTGCCGCCGCTGCGCGAGCGGGGCGACGATATCGCGCTCTTGACGCGTTATTTTCTCGAGCAGTTTGCCGAGAAGTACGGCCGGCCGGTGCTTCCGTGGACGCCGGATTTTGCATCCGCCTTGAAGGAACATTCCTGGCCCGGCAACGTGCGCGAGCGGCGCAACGCGATGGAGCAGCTCGCGGTGCTCGCACCCGGTCCGGCCCTGACCGGCGGCGGACTGATGCCGCTGTGCCTCGGCCCGGCGCCTAAAAAGTCCGACGATATCGCCCCCGTAACTCTCGCCGACGCCGAGCGCCAGGCGATAGAAAGCGCGCTCGCCGCGACCGCAGGCAACAAGGCCCAGGCCGCGCGCATTCTCGGCATCACGTCCAAGACTCTCCATACGAAATTGGCGCTCTACAGGTCGTCGGGCGAAGCGGATCATCGAGCGGCGGCGCCAAGCCGCGCCAGCGCATAA
- a CDS encoding response regulator transcription factor, with protein MNDKAVKVLRRGVSPASSTRTLRAGAIEMNLQRAETSIHGKSIKLTAKEFELLRALMETRGEVLSREFLLEKIWGYGKASEVDSRTIDVHIQRLRQKLGYEGGHILTVKNVGYRFDIFYNWIKFGA; from the coding sequence ATGAACGATAAAGCCGTCAAAGTCTTGCGCCGCGGCGTCTCTCCCGCTTCATCGACGCGCACGCTTCGCGCCGGCGCCATCGAGATGAATCTCCAGCGCGCGGAAACGTCGATCCACGGAAAATCGATCAAGCTGACGGCCAAGGAGTTCGAGCTGCTGAGAGCGCTGATGGAAACCCGAGGCGAGGTGCTCAGCCGCGAATTTCTCCTGGAAAAAATATGGGGCTACGGCAAAGCCTCCGAAGTGGATTCCCGAACGATCGACGTCCACATCCAGCGCCTCAGGCAAAAATTGGGCTACGAAGGCGGACACATCCTCACCGTTAAGAACGTCGGCTATCGCTTCGACATCTTCTACAACTGGATCAAGTTCGGCGCTTGA
- a CDS encoding STAS domain-containing protein — MAEANPHPIPVHRVTESTAALLRELVAHLRQSRTQLREEWARRITEAQLLTAMSKEEIFAEATAVYDNYVDVLETGAVEALQDYARNLSERIIPRGVETHEVVGIVLLLRDVLARSLFSKYRQDFDKLSRVLDAYEPAANRIGSTVAVSFVQERERIIREQQEAIRELSTPVLPVRERLLILPIIGMVDPLRARQLTEQLLRGIRTNRARVVVMDITGVPAMDATVANHLVQTVEASRLLGAVVIVTGLSPELAQTLVNIGVDLSKMNTVGDLQGGIEEAERLLGYKVTPIEEPPPES; from the coding sequence ATGGCCGAGGCTAATCCCCACCCTATTCCCGTACATCGAGTCACCGAATCGACGGCGGCGCTGCTGCGCGAGCTGGTCGCCCACTTGCGCCAATCCCGGACCCAGCTGCGCGAGGAATGGGCGCGGCGCATCACCGAAGCCCAACTGCTCACGGCGATGAGCAAGGAAGAGATCTTCGCCGAAGCGACCGCGGTCTACGACAATTACGTCGACGTGCTGGAGACCGGCGCCGTCGAGGCGCTGCAGGACTACGCGCGCAATCTCTCCGAGCGCATCATCCCGCGCGGCGTCGAAACCCACGAGGTCGTCGGCATCGTGCTCTTGCTGCGCGACGTTCTCGCGCGCTCGCTGTTTTCCAAATACCGCCAGGACTTCGACAAGCTCTCCCGCGTGCTCGACGCCTACGAGCCGGCGGCCAACCGCATCGGCAGCACGGTCGCCGTGAGCTTCGTGCAGGAGCGCGAGCGCATCATCCGCGAGCAGCAGGAGGCGATCCGCGAGCTTTCCACGCCGGTGCTGCCGGTGCGCGAGCGGCTGCTGATTCTCCCGATCATCGGCATGGTCGATCCGCTGCGCGCGCGCCAGTTGACCGAGCAATTGCTCCGCGGCATCCGCACCAACCGCGCGCGCGTCGTGGTCATGGACATCACCGGCGTGCCCGCGATGGACGCGACGGTGGCGAACCATCTGGTCCAGACCGTGGAGGCGTCGCGGCTCCTGGGCGCCGTGGTGATCGTCACCGGCCTGTCGCCCGAGCTGGCGCAAACGCTCGTCAACATCGGCGTCGATTTGAGCAAGATGAATACCGTCGGCGATCTGCAAGGCGGCATCGAAGAGGCCGAAAGACTGTTGGGCTACAAGGTCACGCCGATCGAAGAGCCGCCGCCGGAAAGCTAG
- a CDS encoding STAS domain-containing protein has product MQVPILKQRDYLIASIQAALTDADLLHLRDALVSQVGTYRSRGVIVDVTALDVMDSFAVRTLRDLAHMIRLRGAETVIVGIQPEVSFAMVQLGLTLEGVSTALDLEEGLAYLDKKLRTITAPANKKRI; this is encoded by the coding sequence GTGCAAGTTCCGATTCTAAAGCAACGCGATTATCTCATCGCCAGCATCCAGGCCGCGCTCACCGACGCCGACTTGCTGCACCTACGCGACGCGCTCGTGAGCCAGGTCGGCACGTATCGCTCGCGCGGCGTGATCGTGGACGTCACCGCGCTGGACGTGATGGACTCCTTTGCCGTGCGCACCTTGCGCGACCTGGCGCACATGATCCGGCTGCGCGGCGCGGAGACCGTCATCGTCGGCATCCAGCCCGAGGTCTCGTTCGCGATGGTGCAACTGGGCTTGACTCTCGAAGGCGTGTCCACCGCGTTGGACCTGGAGGAAGGTCTCGCCTACCTGGACAAAAAACTTCGGACGATCACCGCGCCGGCGAATAAGAAAAGGATCTAA
- the selB gene encoding selenocysteine-specific translation elongation factor yields the protein MPFIIGTAGHIDHGKTSLIKALTGEDTDRLKEEKERGISIDLGFAHLDLPDGTQAGIVDVPGHERFIRNMLAGAHGIDLVLFTVAADDGVMPQTEEHLDIVHLLGVKHAIFLITKVDLVPESRIQEVEDEIKILTLGTALENSPILPFSAVTSRGLPGLREEIVRRLQAVKKPPPQGYFRLPVDRVFLLQGHGVIVTGTGLSGEVKTGDHVRALPGGQTFRVRSLQVHNQPVESAGWGQRVALNLAGLEKSSVERGHVVCHEKLTLTTDRFDARLEVRPSAKKGIKNHQRVRIHLGTAERLAKLIVLGPKEKLEPKEAAFCQIVLGEPLLALRGDHFIVRDETAQRTLGGGIVIHPWPKRHKRGEADLEIRLAALSGDDVPRLIERFMEESEEFAAAIAPLYHFLNLKEEEVRDWIGRTPNLLTISAEGEKLYTTEKKWRELKTKIAETLKAHHAAHPLAAGMDMEELRAKLPYAIPSRLFRILVEMLESAKAVARDGSILRLPGHRVELRAEEKTLTEKIKKMLGVNPMAPPELKQMEKDLGAERGKVAEVMRVMEREKSIVRVATDLYFLADCVDKVRTVLYKYLSENGEITAATFRDLLGSSRKYTIALLEHFDREGITVRVGDARRLKAPAPAARQSAER from the coding sequence ATGCCGTTTATCATAGGCACCGCCGGCCACATCGACCACGGCAAGACGAGCCTGATCAAGGCCCTTACCGGCGAGGACACCGACCGCCTCAAAGAAGAAAAAGAGCGCGGCATCTCGATCGACCTGGGCTTTGCTCACCTCGATCTGCCGGACGGAACACAGGCGGGCATCGTCGATGTGCCCGGACACGAGCGCTTCATCCGGAACATGCTCGCCGGCGCGCACGGCATCGACCTCGTTCTCTTCACCGTGGCGGCCGACGACGGCGTCATGCCGCAGACCGAAGAGCATCTCGACATTGTGCATCTGCTCGGTGTCAAGCACGCCATCTTTCTCATCACCAAGGTCGATCTCGTTCCGGAGTCCCGGATTCAAGAGGTCGAGGATGAGATCAAGATTCTTACCCTCGGAACTGCTCTGGAAAATTCTCCGATCCTCCCCTTCTCCGCCGTCACCAGCCGCGGTCTTCCCGGGCTGCGCGAAGAGATCGTCCGCAGGCTTCAGGCGGTCAAGAAGCCGCCGCCCCAGGGTTATTTCCGTCTGCCGGTGGACCGCGTATTTCTCCTGCAAGGACACGGGGTCATCGTCACCGGCACCGGCCTCAGCGGCGAAGTCAAAACCGGCGATCACGTGCGCGCTCTGCCGGGAGGGCAGACGTTTCGCGTCCGCAGCCTCCAGGTCCACAACCAACCCGTCGAATCCGCCGGCTGGGGCCAGCGCGTGGCGCTCAATCTCGCCGGGCTGGAAAAATCCTCCGTCGAGCGCGGCCACGTCGTCTGCCACGAGAAGTTAACTCTTACGACCGACCGCTTCGACGCCCGCCTCGAAGTCAGGCCGTCGGCGAAAAAAGGCATCAAGAATCACCAGCGCGTCCGGATTCATCTGGGCACGGCGGAGCGGCTGGCGAAGCTCATCGTTCTCGGCCCTAAGGAAAAGCTCGAGCCCAAAGAGGCGGCGTTTTGCCAGATCGTGCTCGGCGAGCCGCTGCTCGCGCTCCGCGGCGATCATTTCATCGTGCGGGACGAGACCGCGCAGCGCACGCTCGGCGGCGGCATTGTGATCCACCCATGGCCCAAGCGGCACAAACGCGGCGAGGCCGACCTCGAAATAAGATTGGCGGCGCTGTCCGGCGACGACGTGCCGCGTCTGATCGAGCGCTTCATGGAAGAGAGCGAGGAGTTCGCGGCGGCGATCGCGCCGCTGTACCATTTTCTCAACCTGAAAGAAGAGGAAGTCCGCGATTGGATCGGCCGCACGCCGAACCTTCTCACGATCAGCGCCGAAGGCGAAAAGCTCTATACGACCGAAAAAAAATGGCGCGAGCTCAAAACAAAAATCGCCGAGACGCTGAAGGCGCACCACGCCGCGCACCCGCTGGCCGCCGGCATGGACATGGAAGAGCTGCGCGCGAAGCTGCCCTACGCGATCCCGTCGCGGCTCTTTCGCATTCTCGTCGAGATGCTGGAGTCGGCGAAGGCCGTCGCGCGCGACGGCAGCATCCTCCGCCTTCCCGGCCATCGCGTCGAGCTCCGCGCCGAGGAAAAGACGCTCACGGAAAAAATCAAGAAGATGCTCGGCGTCAATCCCATGGCGCCGCCGGAGTTGAAGCAGATGGAAAAAGATCTCGGCGCCGAGCGCGGCAAGGTCGCCGAGGTGATGCGCGTGATGGAGCGGGAAAAATCGATCGTTCGCGTGGCGACGGATCTTTACTTCCTCGCCGATTGCGTTGACAAGGTCAGGACCGTTTTATATAAATATCTCTCCGAAAACGGCGAGATCACGGCGGCCACCTTCCGCGACCTTTTAGGTTCCAGTCGCAAATACACGATTGCCCTCCTTGAACACTTTGATCGGGAAGGGATCACGGTCAGGGTCGGAGATGCCAGGCGGCTCAAAGCGCCGGCGCCCGCCGCAAGGCAGAGCGCCGAACGGTAG
- a CDS encoding ATP-binding protein, whose translation MTLQQLEAEYASALKDYLASPGEAALTRAYELGRAAVAQELGLLDITTLHHEALAGILPVSGPEETERVLKEAKNFFTESLTPFEMAYRGFHDATSALRGLNDKLEEEAKRIAHAIHDEAGQFLACVHIALEEISRDLPTKSRRQIEEVRRLLDKVEGQLRRLSHELRPTILDDLGLLPALEFLAGGVSKRAGLPITVEGRRDGRLPATVETALYRAVQEALNNATKHAQAKHASIHIERQAGAVLCLIKDDGVGFDVSATMVRKGQPSLGLLGIRERIAVLGGKLEIHSKPGQGTEMVITVPLEG comes from the coding sequence ATGACGCTGCAACAACTGGAAGCCGAATACGCCTCCGCGCTCAAAGATTATCTGGCCAGTCCCGGGGAGGCCGCGCTCACGCGCGCCTACGAGCTGGGGCGCGCGGCGGTGGCCCAGGAGCTGGGGCTTCTGGATATAACGACGCTGCACCACGAGGCGCTCGCCGGGATTTTGCCGGTGAGCGGGCCGGAAGAAACCGAGCGCGTGCTCAAGGAGGCGAAAAACTTTTTCACCGAGAGCCTGACGCCCTTCGAGATGGCGTACCGCGGCTTCCACGACGCGACGAGCGCGCTCAGGGGCTTGAACGACAAGCTCGAGGAAGAGGCCAAGCGGATCGCCCACGCGATCCACGACGAAGCCGGGCAGTTTCTCGCCTGCGTCCACATCGCGCTCGAAGAGATCTCCCGCGACCTGCCGACCAAGTCGCGCCGTCAGATCGAAGAAGTCCGCCGGCTTCTCGACAAGGTCGAAGGTCAATTGCGCCGGCTCTCGCACGAGCTTCGGCCGACGATCCTCGACGATCTCGGGCTCTTACCGGCGCTGGAATTTCTCGCCGGCGGCGTCTCGAAGCGGGCCGGCCTGCCGATCACCGTGGAGGGCCGGCGCGACGGCCGGCTGCCGGCCACCGTGGAGACGGCTCTGTACCGCGCAGTCCAGGAGGCGCTCAACAACGCGACCAAACACGCGCAGGCCAAGCACGCTTCGATTCACATCGAGCGCCAGGCAGGCGCGGTTCTCTGCTTGATCAAAGACGACGGCGTCGGGTTCGACGTGTCCGCGACGATGGTGCGAAAGGGACAGCCGAGTCTCGGTCTCCTCGGAATCCGCGAGCGCATCGCCGTCCTGGGAGGAAAATTGGAAATCCATTCCAAGCCGGGGCAAGGCACGGAGATGGTGATCACGGTGCCTTTGGAGGGGTAA
- a CDS encoding anti-sigma regulatory factor, with the protein MASQEITVPVNADIDIVTARQKGRELARELGFTSTDLALIATAISELARNIILYANTGQIILGVSENGTKRGIKVVARDDGPGIPDVERALEEGFSTSRSLGLGLSGVRRLMDEFDIVSEIGHGTTVTVKKWKL; encoded by the coding sequence TTGGCCAGCCAGGAAATAACCGTCCCGGTCAACGCCGACATCGACATCGTGACGGCGCGCCAAAAAGGCCGCGAGCTGGCGCGGGAGCTGGGCTTTACCTCGACCGATCTCGCGCTCATCGCCACGGCCATTTCGGAGCTGGCGCGCAACATCATTCTTTACGCCAACACCGGCCAGATCATCCTCGGCGTTTCGGAAAACGGCACCAAGCGCGGCATCAAGGTCGTCGCCCGCGATGACGGTCCCGGCATTCCGGACGTCGAGCGCGCCCTCGAAGAGGGATTCAGCACCTCGCGCAGCCTGGGGCTCGGCCTATCGGGAGTGCGGCGCCTGATGGACGAGTTCGACATCGTCTCGGAGATCGGGCACGGCACCACCGTAACGGTGAAAAAATGGAAGCTCTGA
- a CDS encoding SpoIIE family protein phosphatase: MEALTDTVLDWGVAHAALGGNPKCGDCHVVQPFPKGALVAVLDGIGHGDEAHRAAECASEILVAHAEDNILALLKRCHETLRGTRGAVMSLASFNGAKGVMTWAGVGNVEGLLLRADHGSPLRKSLLLRGGVLGHQLPPLAAAAIPVTAGDTLIFATDGIRHGFNAAPHLKNPPQKIASQILSEDSKGNDDALVLVVRYMGSERKSRS; this comes from the coding sequence ATGGAAGCTCTGACGGACACGGTGCTCGACTGGGGCGTGGCCCATGCCGCGCTGGGAGGGAATCCCAAGTGCGGCGACTGCCACGTGGTGCAGCCGTTTCCCAAGGGTGCCTTGGTGGCGGTGCTCGACGGCATCGGCCACGGCGACGAGGCGCATCGCGCCGCCGAGTGCGCCTCGGAAATTCTCGTCGCCCACGCCGAGGATAATATCCTCGCTTTGCTGAAGCGCTGTCATGAAACGCTCCGCGGGACTCGCGGCGCGGTGATGAGTCTCGCGTCGTTCAATGGAGCCAAGGGAGTGATGACCTGGGCCGGAGTGGGCAACGTCGAGGGCCTGCTGCTCCGCGCGGACCATGGGAGTCCTCTGCGAAAATCTCTGCTGCTGCGCGGCGGCGTCCTCGGGCATCAGTTGCCGCCGCTCGCCGCCGCTGCGATTCCGGTAACGGCTGGCGATACGCTCATCTTCGCCACCGACGGCATCCGCCACGGCTTCAACGCGGCGCCGCACTTGAAAAACCCGCCGCAAAAAATCGCCAGCCAAATTCTCTCGGAGGACTCCAAGGGCAACGACGACGCGCTTGTGCTGGTCGTGCGCTACATGGGATCGGAGCGGAAGAGTCGATCATGA
- a CDS encoding response regulator transcription factor has translation MRMRILLAEDHLMFRQGLKAVLERENLEVVGEASDGHEAIRLARSLHPDVAVLDLAMPSLNGLDAAREIIQSSPKTKTILLTMHTEDQYVIEALRAGVRGYVLKTQATPDLIQAVQEVYRGTVYLSPGVSRALVEAYLSKTHLPSDPLTPRERQVLQLVAEGKTTKEIAVVLGVSVKTAESHRTRLMEKLDVHETASLVRYAIRTGLIQP, from the coding sequence ATGAGAATGAGAATCTTGTTAGCTGAAGATCATCTGATGTTTCGCCAGGGCCTGAAGGCCGTGCTCGAAAGGGAAAATCTCGAAGTCGTGGGCGAGGCGTCGGACGGCCACGAGGCGATCCGGCTGGCCCGTTCGCTTCATCCCGACGTGGCCGTGCTCGATCTCGCCATGCCGAGCTTGAACGGACTCGACGCCGCGCGCGAGATTATTCAGAGCTCGCCCAAGACGAAAACGATCCTTTTGACCATGCACACCGAAGACCAGTACGTCATCGAAGCGCTGCGCGCAGGCGTACGCGGCTACGTGCTGAAGACGCAGGCGACTCCGGACCTGATTCAAGCCGTGCAGGAAGTTTATCGCGGAACGGTCTACCTAAGTCCCGGGGTGTCGCGCGCGTTGGTTGAAGCTTATCTTTCCAAGACGCATCTTCCGTCCGATCCATTGACGCCGCGCGAGCGGCAGGTTTTGCAACTCGTCGCCGAAGGCAAGACGACCAAGGAGATCGCGGTCGTGCTGGGAGTCAGCGTTAAGACTGCGGAGTCTCACCGCACGCGGCTGATGGAGAAGCTCGACGTCCACGAGACCGCGAGCCTCGTGCGCTACGCCATACGCACGGGCTTGATACAACCGTAA
- the selA gene encoding L-seryl-tRNA(Sec) selenium transferase, protein MDAGKNLLRELPSIDRLLNHPKSNLLLARFSRDYVAQQCRGILDEIRATVRQGKVASAEELDEDSILTRLEKRITLNNDSSLVRVVNATGTILHTNLGRALLPQAAMDAVARVGGSPVNLEYDLARGKRGKREEMIESLLVELTGAEAATVVNNNAAAVLLALNTLADGREVIVSRGELIEIGGAFRIPEVMEKSGAVLKEVGSTNRTHPQDYEKAIGKKTALLLKVHTSNYKIVGFSAEVDLPDLAAIGKKHKIPVMEDLGSGAFIDLSRYGLPKEPLVGERISLGADVVTFSGDKILGGPQAGLLVGKKALIQQTSKNPLHRALRCGKLTLAALEATLRLYRQSTDVAAEIPTLKAFTRPLGDIEKMGERLVPSLQNALGKDFRVALENSTSQIGSGALPTEEIPTKVVAIEHKSLGAERIAEKFRRADPPIIGRIKDDRFLLDLRAIFDPNDLIPNFKG, encoded by the coding sequence ATGGACGCCGGGAAAAATCTCCTGCGGGAACTCCCTTCCATCGACCGCCTTCTCAATCATCCCAAAAGCAATCTCCTGCTCGCGCGCTTCAGTCGCGACTACGTGGCCCAACAATGCCGCGGTATCCTCGACGAAATTCGCGCCACCGTGCGGCAGGGAAAAGTCGCCTCGGCCGAAGAATTGGACGAAGACTCCATTCTGACCCGCCTGGAAAAAAGAATCACCTTGAATAACGATTCCAGCCTCGTTCGCGTCGTCAACGCGACCGGGACGATCCTGCACACGAACCTCGGGCGGGCGCTGCTGCCGCAGGCGGCGATGGACGCGGTCGCCCGCGTCGGCGGCAGTCCGGTCAATCTCGAATACGACCTGGCTCGAGGCAAGCGCGGGAAACGCGAGGAGATGATCGAAAGTCTTCTCGTGGAACTTACCGGCGCCGAGGCCGCCACGGTCGTCAACAACAACGCCGCCGCCGTTCTTCTGGCGCTGAATACACTGGCGGACGGCAGAGAGGTGATCGTCTCGCGCGGCGAGCTGATCGAGATCGGCGGCGCGTTCCGTATTCCCGAAGTCATGGAAAAGAGCGGCGCGGTGCTGAAAGAAGTCGGCAGCACCAACCGGACCCATCCGCAGGATTACGAAAAAGCCATCGGCAAGAAGACGGCGCTGCTCCTCAAAGTTCATACCAGCAATTACAAAATCGTCGGCTTCTCGGCCGAAGTCGATCTCCCCGACCTCGCAGCGATCGGGAAGAAACATAAAATTCCCGTGATGGAAGACCTCGGCAGCGGCGCGTTTATCGATCTCAGCCGCTACGGCCTGCCCAAGGAGCCGCTGGTCGGAGAGCGGATCTCCCTCGGCGCCGACGTCGTCACGTTCAGCGGCGACAAAATTCTGGGCGGGCCGCAGGCGGGACTCCTCGTAGGGAAGAAAGCGCTGATCCAGCAGACGAGCAAGAACCCGCTTCATCGCGCGCTCCGCTGCGGCAAGCTTACGCTCGCGGCGCTGGAGGCGACGCTGAGACTCTACCGGCAATCGACCGACGTCGCCGCCGAGATACCGACGCTGAAGGCGTTCACCCGCCCGCTCGGCGATATCGAAAAAATGGGCGAGCGGCTGGTTCCTTCGCTTCAAAACGCGCTCGGAAAAGATTTTCGCGTCGCGCTCGAGAACTCCACCTCTCAGATCGGCAGCGGCGCACTCCCGACCGAAGAAATTCCCACGAAGGTCGTCGCCATCGAGCACAAGAGTCTAGGCGCGGAGCGGATCGCCGAGAAATTCCGCCGCGCCGACCCGCCGATCATCGGCCGCATCAAGGACGACCGTTTTCTGCTGGACCTGCGCGCGATCTTCGACCCGAACGACTTGATTCCGAATTTTAAAGGTTGA
- a CDS encoding AzlD domain-containing protein, with protein sequence MAPRLAIIVGMALVSYALRVVPQLLLTGWSFPPAWDRYLRYLAYALVASIVSTTLFISAGHFDAAPAPRRLIALAIAVAIAWLTRNAAVGMLTGTVVALLLSWLAAP encoded by the coding sequence ATGGCGCCGCGCTTAGCTATTATCGTGGGGATGGCGCTCGTGAGCTACGCGCTCCGCGTCGTCCCGCAGCTTCTGTTAACCGGGTGGAGTTTTCCTCCGGCCTGGGATCGTTATCTCCGCTATCTGGCTTATGCTCTGGTCGCGAGCATCGTCTCGACCACGCTCTTTATTTCCGCTGGGCACTTCGACGCCGCTCCGGCGCCGCGCCGCCTGATCGCGCTGGCGATCGCCGTCGCGATCGCCTGGCTGACGCGCAACGCGGCCGTGGGCATGCTGACCGGAACGGTGGTCGCCCTGCTTCTCTCATGGCTCGCAGCGCCGTAA
- a CDS encoding AzlC family ABC transporter permease — protein sequence MLFSKSFRQGVRAAVPVWIAFIPSSFALGMAAKGYGLGMEEIVLMSALVYAGPAQYAVVEPLAEGRAALQILIATVLMNLRFLPMSATMAPYFRRVKWTRLLWAAHFISASSFVLPYVRFQKEAEEAASTGAAARTSDEHLSFFLGIGMTAWCVWVAGTAAGYWAALSIPAGFEEVFKFILPAYFACILVVDLREPIAAAVCIVAFLAAVPAALWNLDWGWMIAAIVVATIAWRIEEWRRA from the coding sequence ATGCTTTTCTCCAAGTCTTTCCGCCAGGGCGTGAGAGCCGCCGTGCCGGTATGGATCGCGTTCATCCCTTCGTCGTTTGCTCTGGGAATGGCGGCCAAAGGCTACGGCCTCGGCATGGAAGAGATCGTCCTCATGTCGGCGCTCGTGTACGCCGGCCCGGCGCAATACGCCGTGGTCGAGCCGCTGGCGGAAGGCAGAGCGGCGCTGCAAATTCTTATCGCCACGGTGCTGATGAATCTCCGCTTTCTTCCGATGAGCGCAACGATGGCGCCATATTTTCGCCGTGTAAAATGGACACGGCTTCTCTGGGCGGCGCATTTTATCAGCGCCAGCAGTTTCGTCCTGCCGTACGTGCGCTTCCAGAAAGAGGCGGAGGAAGCCGCCTCCACCGGCGCCGCGGCTCGGACGAGCGACGAGCACCTGAGCTTTTTTCTCGGTATCGGGATGACCGCGTGGTGCGTCTGGGTGGCGGGCACCGCGGCCGGTTACTGGGCGGCTCTCAGTATCCCGGCGGGATTTGAAGAGGTCTTTAAGTTTATTTTGCCCGCTTACTTCGCCTGCATCCTTGTCGTGGACTTGCGGGAACCAATTGCCGCCGCCGTTTGCATTGTAGCTTTTTTAGCAGCGGTGCCGGCGGCACTTTGGAATCTCGATTGGGGGTGGATGATTGCGGCGATCGTCGTGGCGACGATCGCGTGGAGAATCGAAGAATGGCGCCGCGCTTAG
- a CDS encoding response regulator transcription factor: MSISVLLADDDAGFRRAVKRLSEKEKEFRLVGEAADGEEALRLEHELRPEIVFMDITMPRLNGLEATRRIKARRPQVKVIILTVHEEEAYRKAATESGADGFVLKKSILSDLNSTMRRAHS; encoded by the coding sequence ATGTCGATCTCTGTCCTATTGGCCGACGACGACGCGGGATTTCGACGCGCGGTCAAACGGCTCTCGGAAAAAGAAAAAGAGTTTCGCTTGGTGGGAGAAGCGGCGGATGGAGAAGAAGCGTTGCGTCTGGAGCATGAGCTCCGGCCCGAAATCGTCTTCATGGATATCACCATGCCCAGACTGAACGGCCTCGAAGCGACGCGCCGGATCAAGGCGCGCCGGCCTCAGGTGAAGGTCATCATTCTGACGGTTCACGAAGAGGAAGCCTATCGCAAGGCGGCGACCGAGAGCGGCGCCGACGGATTCGTTCTGAAAAAGAGCATCCTGTCGGATCTGAATTCGACGATGCGAAGGGCGCATTCTTGA
- a CDS encoding transcription termination/antitermination NusG family protein, which translates to MMDPALWPGDDEGENVQVGEPKWHALWTHSHCEQLVHDQLAAKQFDLFLPKINVWSRRAGLRCLTQVPLFPGYLFVRRAIDKRSYCEICKARGLVRILGERWDRLAAIPENEIESIQRVLNSDYRAVPHSFVREGQRVRISRGPLKDVEGILLRIKPDKGLFVVSIDLLQRSVAVEIDCTLVVAA; encoded by the coding sequence ATGATGGACCCGGCCCTTTGGCCGGGCGACGACGAAGGGGAGAATGTCCAAGTCGGAGAGCCGAAGTGGCATGCCCTGTGGACCCACAGCCACTGCGAGCAGTTGGTTCACGACCAACTGGCCGCTAAGCAATTCGATTTATTTTTGCCCAAAATCAACGTCTGGTCGCGGCGCGCCGGACTCCGCTGCCTGACCCAGGTCCCTTTGTTTCCCGGCTACCTGTTCGTTCGCCGCGCGATCGATAAACGGAGTTATTGCGAGATCTGCAAGGCCCGAGGCCTGGTGCGAATACTGGGAGAGCGCTGGGACCGGCTGGCGGCGATTCCCGAAAACGAGATCGAGAGCATCCAGAGAGTGCTGAACAGCGATTACCGGGCCGTGCCCCATTCCTTCGTGCGCGAAGGCCAACGCGTCCGAATCAGCCGCGGACCGCTGAAAGACGTCGAGGGCATTTTGCTCAGGATCAAGCCGGATAAAGGATTGTTCGTCGTCTCGATCGATCTCTTGCAGCGCAGCGTCGCGGTCGAAATCGATTGCACGCTGGTCGTAGCGGCGTAA